The Eurosta solidaginis isolate ZX-2024a chromosome 4, ASM4086904v1, whole genome shotgun sequence genome includes a window with the following:
- the LOC137250122 gene encoding uncharacterized protein, which yields MDLITKSERNRLTKTTALPPRIYGLPKIHKEGTPLRPICSAIGSPSYDLCKYIAEILKNITSNSIYNIKNTLEFKERVNNTYVFDDEKLISFDVLSLFPSIPIQLVLDTIQEKWVMIKEFIKIPKQLFMEITTFCIKKSRYFKFNNTIYTQLKGMPMGAPTSPIIADIIMEKILDSSMKKLRYKPRILTKYVDDLFAIVRENEIQNTLDTLNNFDKNIKFTVEVENNGKLAYLDSEINRGGNRLKLKWYKKEIASGRIINFNSKHPKSMIVNTALGCIRKMLLTSDEVYHKEIKKEIVILLRNNDFPKHTIRRLIKKAKMPNNTQKPGKPLNFKSLAYVPQLSERLAKSDCYNKDNTKIAHKPSNTLKQFFNKTKSTIPNMDKSNVVYKIPCKGKVEEACNSIYVGTTKSKLKTRLSQHKSDLKQCHQQNNQKTALMAHCAASGHILNFDETKILQQEQHYSKRFTLEMLHIINVPTNIRLNFKSDVDNSAHIYKDLLRGRQYHTPRHTGQTC from the coding sequence atggatttAATCACGAAGTCTGAGAGAAATAGACTTACAAAAACAACTGCGCTTCCACCCAGAATCTATGGCCTCCCTAAGATCCATAAGGAAGGCACTCCATTAAGGCCAATTTGTTCAGCGATTGGCTCACCCTCATATGAtttgtgcaaatatattgctgaaatattaaaaaacataacGTCAAATTCTATATATAACATCAAAAACACGCTCGAGTTTAAAGAAAGGGTAAATAACACTTATGTATTTGACGACGaaaaacttatttcgttcgaCGTGTTATCACTTTTTCCGAGTATACCAATACAGCTGGTACTCGATACAATACAAGAAAAGTGGGTAATGATTAAAGAGTTCATAAAGATACCCAAACAGCTGTTTATGGAGATAACAACATTCTGTATAAAAAAgagcagatattttaagtttaataatacCATATACAcgcaattgaaaggaatgccgatgggagcgCCCACATCCCCAATCATAGCGGATATAATAATGGAGAAAATTTTGGATAGTAGTATGAAAAAATTGCGGTATAAACCTAGGATACTTAcgaaatacgtcgatgacctctTTGCCATAGTACGTGAAAATGAGATACAAAATACACTTGACACActcaacaattttgacaagaatataaaatttactgtagaagtagaaaataacggaaaattagcttatttagactctgaaataaacagaggaggcaatcgactaaaacttaagtggtataaaaaagaaatagcttcaggacgaattataaattttaattctaagcatcccaaatccatgattgtaaatacagcattgggctgtatacggaaaatgctacttacatcagacgaagtgtaccacaaggaaataaagaaagaaatagtcatattgttaagaaataatgattttcctaaacacacaataagaaggttaatcaaaaaagctaaaatgccaaataacacacaaaaacccggaaaaccattaaattttaagtcGCTGGCCTATGTACCTCAGTTATCAGAACGTTTGGCTAAATCTGATTGTTACAACaaggataacacaaaaatagcacataagccgtctaatactttaaaacaatttttcaataaaacgaagtcaactataccaaatatggacaaaagcaacgttgtgtataaaatcccctgtaaaggcaaggttgaggaagcttgcaatagtatttatgtcggtacaactaagtccaaactaaaaacaagactatcacaacataaatccgatctaaaacaatgccatcaacaaaataaccagaaaacagcactcatggcacactgtgcagctaGTGGGCACATACTCAACTTTGACGAAaccaaaatactgcaacaagaacaacactacagtaaacgattcactcttgaaatgttacacattatcaacgtaccgactaacatacgactcaactttaagagcgacgtggacaattccgcgcatatatacaaagacttgcttagaggaagacagtaccatactccacgtcacacagggcagacgtgctaa